CCCCCTTTTTCGTTAGGAATGACCGTTGTTATGGCTGCGAGTTCAGCCATTCGTTGACGGCAACAATATCCGTGTCACCCAGAATCCCCGAAGTCTTCTTGAGGATCAGGCTGTTGACGATGTAATCATACCGCGCCATGGCAAAGTTCTGCCGGGCCAGGGAAAGATCCCTCTCCCCGTCCAGAACCGCCAGGATCGTGAAAAGTCCCGACCGGTGGCCTTCCACCTTGCCCTCCACCGCCAGCCGCTGGGCCTCCACCGCCTCCCGGTACGACACCACCCGCTCGATGGACGTGCCCACCCCGAAATACGCCGCCCGGGTCTCCCGCTCCAGTGCCCGGGTCTGCCGCTCCTCCTCCTGGAGGGAGCTGTTCAGCCGCTGAATCGCTTCCCGGGTCCGGGCGCTGACCACGCCCCCCTGGTACAGGGGCAGGTTCAGGCGGAACAGGTACTCGGTGGTTTCCACTTCGCTGCCCCCGCCGAAAAGCGTTCCTTCGGTTTCGGTCCAGTTGTGATTGGCCTCCAGGTTCAGCACCGGATAGTGCGCCGCCCGCTGGCGACGGATATCCTGGCGCGCCGCCTCGGCCGTCTGGCGCACGGCCTCCAGCGCGGGATTCTGCTTGACGGCCGCATCGATCCAGACCCCGGCATCGGCCGGATCCGGCGAAATCAGCGGGATCTCGTCCCGCAACGGCGCCAGATCCCCGGCCGGACTGCCGATGATCTCCTCCAACGCCTGACGGGCATCGTCCAGATCGCTCTCCACCGCCAGCCGGTTGGCCATCACGTCAGCCAGCCGGGCCTTGGCGTCATAATATTCCGTCCGCGTGGACAGCCCCTGTTTGAACCGCTCATCCACCAGTTCATAATTGCGCGCCACGGACGCCTCCTCGGCCCGGGTAGCCGCAAGCCGGTCCAAGGCCCCCAGCACCGCAAAATAAGCCGTGGCCACCCGCACCGCCAGATCCTGGCGGGCCGCCGCCAACTCCTTGTCCGCCCCCCGGGCCAGGGCCCTGGCCCGCTTGATGTTCATAAAAGCCGCATAATCAATCAACGGCTGCGTCAGCGTCAGGGTATACTCCGTGGTGGGAAAATCGGACTTGCCCGAACCAAACACGGTGTTGTCCGAACTGATGATATCCTGAGAGGTCTCCGTATACACCCCCTCGGCATTAAAAGACGGCAGCACCCCGGCCCAGGCCTGTCGCAGCACCTCCTGCTCCGCCTCGCGCTCGAACCTCATGCCCGCGAACCGTGGATCCCGATTCAACGCCAAACCAAAAGCCTCACTCAAATCCAGCGCCCGTGCTGGCAATGCCACGGCCGTTATACAAAACAGAACGGCCGCCGCCAGCCAGGCTGCCGCAACAGGGGTTTTCTCTTGTCCAGCCAGCCCCGTCCTGATACCTGCAATCCACTCCCCGTTAGTCCTCTTCAAAATGTCTTCTCCCCTCTTGGCGTTTGTTGATGGTCCCGGAAACTGTAACTTTCTCTC
Above is a genomic segment from Thermodesulfobacteriota bacterium containing:
- a CDS encoding TolC family outer membrane protein; amino-acid sequence: MALPARALDLSEAFGLALNRDPRFAGMRFEREAEQEVLRQAWAGVLPSFNAEGVYTETSQDIISSDNTVFGSGKSDFPTTEYTLTLTQPLIDYAAFMNIKRARALARGADKELAAARQDLAVRVATAYFAVLGALDRLAATRAEEASVARNYELVDERFKQGLSTRTEYYDAKARLADVMANRLAVESDLDDARQALEEIIGSPAGDLAPLRDEIPLISPDPADAGVWIDAAVKQNPALEAVRQTAEAARQDIRRQRAAHYPVLNLEANHNWTETEGTLFGGGSEVETTEYLFRLNLPLYQGGVVSARTREAIQRLNSSLQEEERQTRALERETRAAYFGVGTSIERVVSYREAVEAQRLAVEGKVEGHRSGLFTILAVLDGERDLSLARQNFAMARYDYIVNSLILKKTSGILGDTDIVAVNEWLNSQP